The nucleotide sequence cttgaaggttcttgcAATTGAGAGCTTTTGGTTACTATGAAAATGCTCAAGAAATGAGGTGAAGATCTGATTTAAAGCTGAGAAATGAGGGTTACTGTTGTAGTAGCCATGCATGGCACTTGATTGGAGCTTTTGGAGGCAAGAACCAGCTGTAtgtcactcaaattcggacccaattcAACCCAAATCGaattttctgtcgctggcagccccacgcggcccgcttgggtcataccaggcgggtcgcctgaccccctgttcagccaaacaagtttcagttttggcagctttagtccctgaGCTTGCGTGCGATGGTTCGGCTGCTTAatttgacccgtaaacccccaaacttgatttttaagaaccttaggacatttaccaacatggtaatgtcctcggataactttgcgctcaaccgaaaagccatgaaattcgacgttgacgcttttagtcctttaagtacggttttggccataactttctcatacgttgacgaaacttcatgaaatttttaccacatattctagtgagtatattttagctttacaaagcttcgggtctgccaaaagttcactcagaggtataaattaaacatgttgacacttttggcccctatagtttacaatacttcacttttgtgcaatttccgcgtcgtatgatccatgaaccatccgtttaaggttataaacattatgtagggttatcatagagcctatttatccattgttgacactttggacccttacgttccatagttttcactgtttgtcacttttagtccctctaaagtatgttttcacataacggaaccttatgacacgtgtcaagacattattggacgaaatttttcgaggtgttacatttccgcaacaattgcccgagattggtaaatgcgaatgttaacccaaatccgaacgcgaacgtgaatgtgaatcccgctcgtggacgagtgtttaacatcaacgaggcgatcgatgatgcagctataaacaattagtattttgtatttcttttggttgttatcttttaacatttacagacaatgcggttgttatataaataaaatttgtgattttattttaaagtactgcaattgtatgaatgtttgatgcaaccttgAAATGTCAACACAAAGATAAACTtctcgtgtggttctgtcatttccatgatcacttgtgatcttccCTAAAAACCTTAAacgatcttttcgaatgtgtatcgattttcgtgagcttgataagcttaccatcaagaatcgatagtccctacctcgaatcgatgatctctttgatcagctgcaaggtgctacctatttttccaagatcgacctgcgttatgggtatcatcaacttcgtctatacgaagaagatattcccaaaacggcattccgcacgagatatggacactatgagtttactgtcatgcctttggtttgacaaatgctccagctatctttatggacttaatgaatagggtctgtaaaccttatttagacaagttcatcattgtgttcatcgatgatattcttatttattcgaagtctcgagccgaccacgagcaacaccttcgttcgactctcgaactcctaaagaaggaacacctttttgctaaattctccgagtgtgaattctggcttaaagaagtttagttcttgggacatatagtcaacgagcaagGTATTCATCCAAAATTGCAacaattaaggattggaatacacctacgacacccacagaagttcgttcttttcttggtctcgctggttattatcgtcgtttcATTACGAACTTCACTAAGATtgcgattcgcgaggatctatctgctgataaacttgcaaagatttatgttgatgagattgtatcacgacatggtgttcctttggatatcatttccgatcgtgatgctcgattttcatctcatttttttaGAACCAtacaatctgctatgggaacccaactaaatctaagcactgcttatcatccccaaacagatggacaatccgagaggacgattcaaactttggaggatacgcttagagcatgcgtgatcgactttggtggtaatagagattctcatctgccattgatcgagttctcttacaacaatagttatcatgctagcattattatggcaccattcgaagctctttacggtcaaaaatgtcgttcacctgtttgttggaatgagatcggtgaggttcagcttactggacctgaactcactCTGGAAACGACAGACAAAGTCAAGAAAATTcgtgataatcttgtgacagctagaagccgtcaaaagagtcaTGCGGATTTACGACGCAAGTCCttagagtttcaagtcggagaccatgtcctactcaaggtgtcaccttggaagggagtggtgagatttggaaggaaaggaaaacttgcaccgcgatatgttggaccatttaagattgttgaaagagttggaaaggttgcctatcgacttgAGCTACCTttagagcttggaaatattcatcagacttttcacgtgtccaatttgcgaaagtgtttagctgacgctgatcttcacattcctctcgacgagatccaaatcgatgaaacgatacactttgtcgagaaacctgtggagataatggactgtacattcaaacagttgatgaACAAACGGATTTAAATTAGTCAAAGTTCATTGGGtatccaaacgtggcccaaagtttacttgggaacgtgaggaccaaatgaaggcgaaatatccgcaattgttctcacaagtttcctctagtaaaaatttcgggacgaaatttcctaaagtaggggagactgtgacaactgtgctctttaatcgatgaacaatgcgAAACAAAGTCAATTATCAATAatacagtgtgttttgatcccaatgtttgtcatttatgtttggttttgtgcccatgttgatttttgatcgatttcaaactctatatcgctttctggaaaattatacgcgaactgatgcgtaaacgcaatcagttaaacgcgacaaacagtccggaatagtgaaataggcttaacataccttaaataaccttcacataacttagaaataagttttggatggtttggtgtgtcgaaaacaagtttgttcgatcgcagggactatttgtgtcaaactgcgaaactataccgattcgtatgatgtcgaatagtccagaacttgatcataagctaaacataccataaataacctaaacatagcttagaaataagctttgaggggttcggtgtgcgaaaacatgcttatttgatcttacagggactaaaagtgtcaaaaatggcgtaagtttgcattttcgcgcatatcttacgttctgaccacatctggacatccaaaatttttgtacacactaaaatatttttattttagtgatcggcatgcaaaaattccattcgtcacttagtttggatcgtttttgcgttcgttacgacttccgtcgtaatttaacgaacaacgcgaccgtacgaccaaacgaaccgacatccgagatgtttttgagcatatttcaggtcccctacactttaaggaccttgtggagccttgaaaatggcttaacggaggttaaaaacgtcgaaacaagcttaaacacgtgcagggaccatttctgtcattttttgaaactttgctgaatctgacacatggtagcgtagcgcgaccacctcctgcctatgccgtcgcgctacgcgacgatcacatctgggcagaaagtttgttttcagcatcagtttgtaaattcaggggccaatcttgcaatttctttgtgtggtagccaagttaccacctctccaaggctttgcacctgctcctaacacttgtatggttgtgattcattgcttaatggctaaacaaaccacttgtcatgatcttgttgatcaccaacaagtataaataggccactccattcacttgttctttgctcattctcatttcttctcctctacatctgacttgggagctctctcaagcattgggactttgtcttcttgttgaaaagatagcaaggacccttagtgagcattctttcatatctttttattgctttttccttatgtagtgcagaaagtcaaacgtttggccaacagtttgactttcggttttgaccatcaattggtcaagtcaaagttcaattgaactttgaaacgtgattgtaatcacgatagttataatccttcgtgattatagccgctgattaccacgttagctagttatagtgtcgagtcaaagtttcggtcaaaatgcgttttagcacgcattttgcctcggaactactttagggtatcaaaacactttgttttgataccaaatcagtaggttagacatgttttgacatgtttaactcgacactattagtttgtgcttgtttagggtcgtaagataagcggtctaaacaaccgcttacactttcgaacccgacccatttggtcgatctttaggatccgaccaagcacactTAGTGATCATGGTTACATAggtaataaccactgaggttataccttatgatcacataggattggttagtcatttgctagttagcttgtatgcccataggaaatgaccaaaatgcccttttgaagctaaaatccgtatcttgcctatgtgaacatatttttgacaagtaatctgatttagtaacatgtttagggataattgggcatgtaagacttggcatagcacatagttaaccatccgaacatagttttacgctgaTGACGCCTAatagtgacttatgttaccataatgtgtcgaaacgggtcaaaagcacttaggtatgctttctaatcagaatgttgggactattaaatcataccatatgagttcaattactcatttgatttatagaacctcattctatcctatctcccgatttaggagccgatttattaacatagttacctatactaggtgccggttgattccgtgacccttggagcttaaattggtcttattctcaagactaattagcaatcccaagtgagtacatagttcccctattttactgttttcaattgttttggggtgattcatatgtacaaaacgaatttcaaggtttaaacgataatttcaaaaacgatggtttatactaaattaataacgatttcaataaggtgaacaagacttgttggttgtgattacataacgaatgacattcattagctttggccgagctGACCAgcattaggttatggtaccataggatctgacaaatcccgttatcagactacacccatggttatgtgtgggggttatgtaggtaacgaccgaacctgatgattgttaacctaccctttggtggtttgttaatacgaaacgagaaacgagttgacgagtcacgaaggtttgaatgttgttaacgagacgaccaaaagtagtttcactattaaaacgaatacgattttgggacgagttaaacgatttgaaacgagatacacgatttgaaacgagttaaacgaattaaacgattggttttgggtagtgattagataatgggacgggtgtagtatgatagaatcatggtagatacgccgctggtacatcttatatataagtgtttctatcatattacattgcgtgtcattatttagatcacttgggaaacgatttgaaacgatgtcacacaacgaggttttcgaaatgatataaaccatacgagttttattaacgagtttttacgagatgtttacaagttgttatactaaaacaaatatttttgagttaagagtcatggctacgagattttataaactataaccaatttgatttgagttggttaattttgttgcaatacacttttcaaaacgaggtttgtattttgactcttgtagtctaacgaggtactgcaacatataaacgagccatgaatctgatactcccataaaacctatgtactcgccagcatttctttgctgactttatttttacatatgtttcaggtggtattggttgatgttgcttgctaggaagaaAGTTCACTTaagatctggacaaggccttagtgacttaaaaacaattataaacaatatgtagtttgtttgtttagtttaatgacaatgaacatttcctaatatttcaataaaacaaaacttttaactaccatggttgtggaacaataattctgtcgcctcaatccccggcgtttccgccgcggtttgttgttttaacgcggccggggtgtgacactccttcactcacaaccactttcaatatatctatactatattataatgcatgagggaggggtattttaagatacccaaaaaataagaacttttcccccctttatttatagaaagacccctaaaatgagggtagtttggtcttttaaacactatttattttttagcccctaaacttatcACACTTAAATCCCTGAGATTTTAACAAatttatagataattagttacaatccACCCCCTCCACAacaacttataatttttttacttaTTCTTAACATATCTTGTAaactatattgtttaaaaaaatccaaagatagcatgacgacctacacatttttgtcgacgtttcgttagttgtcttgttcaatatcgacgcacGGATTAAAAGTTACAAGTTGATGATGCTttagtgtacaagtgattaaagaaGAAAATAACAATTAACATAGTCGGCAAAACAGTGGTAGAAATGTCTACTACCAAACAGTAGATATTGCGTATCCACACATGTTTAtttcctttttttctttttaagttatatagggaaaattttaaaaaaaggtatttttatatataattgggtaaattactttttgagtccctgtgttttagtagttttaactagttgagttcaaaagcaaaaagtttaacgacctgagtccctataagcattttctttaaccatttgagtccttttgagtccaaatttaaccttttgagtccaattttttggactcaaatcgttataaaatgaacaaaattggactcaaaacgttataaaataaatggctagggactcagggcgttaaactttttgattttggactcaagtggttaaaaccactaaaacacagggactcaaaaagtaatttactctatataatTATATAGTTTTGGTGAATTACTTTTTATCATCTGTACAGTTATTTAAAGCATACGAATACCATACTTGAAAGTGTCTTTATTCTCATTTGGGCGGccaacaacttttttttttaattttgaattttaaaaagCCTGAATATCCGGTCTCCCCTTTTGCAGGAAATAGAGAGAGAACGCAAAAGTCCCCCTCCCCACTTGCCTTCGAAGctattcaaacacaaaatacttTATTGGGGTTTTCTATAGAGAGAGATATTGCTAATGAATCCTAGAAGGGCGATGGGTTTGAATAAGCTACACAAATCACAACTGCTTCCTCACTGCTTCTCATTCCAAATTAACTTTTACGGTCTCCTCCTTTCTGGTATGTTCATTACCTTTAATTCAAACCCTAGATTTTACTTCTTTTTAATTTGACTCTTTCTTAATCATATTCGTGTTTGTAAGCTTAGATTCATACTGCTTGTGCTTGTGCTTCTATTTGATTTTGGTTTAATACAGAAACATGGTGATGCTGCATACAAGGACCTGAGAAGATGCTGGTATACGAGTATCTACGGAACAAGAGCCTAGAAGATGCTGGTTACGCTTCTTTGAACTTCTTAATCTACAAATTTTGTATGGCCAGCTTATATCTTCTCAACATGTAAAGTTTTCTAAATTGTTTTATACAAACATACGATGTACTAATTTTCAAAGATTTGGTTGTGTGATATCTTCAGTACTAATTTACCCAATTGCAAGATACATCTTTTATAAACTTCTCAATTTATAGATTTTGTAATGTAATGCATATACACatatcatgtatttatacctctaAATTGTATTTAGAACATTTGTTATACCTGTGTTTTCACATGGTATGGTTTAATTTTGTTATCATTCTATGTGTAGGACAAATGGCGAAACGTAAACGGAGGAGGTGGTGGGTCTGGCGGCAGAAGGAAAGCTAGAACTTCTCACCCGCCAGTTATGCCAGAACCTTGCCGAATTTCCTTGTATAAGAGAATAGCAAAGTATGTTCCTTTTGAACTGCTTTAATTGTATGTTTGTGTTAGTTGCACTACCTAATTATTAGTTAATATAATATGATTAAATATACTGTTATGAGTTTCTCGATCTCTATGACATAATATTGTTTTAGTTGATTGATAATATTTATTTCCATCTTTAATGCTCTTTGAACAGGTACAATACAATGATTTACGAGTCTCTCAAATACATTGAAGATCCCTATGGAACTGATCTCGATACGATGATTAACTTTCTTAAGGTTAGAATATATTCTTTTAGTTTGTATATGTTTCAATTGGTTTGTGCAGAGGGTGATCATTTTTTAGTTTATTGACGTTTACACTTATTGCAGTCAAAGTATGAGTTAGAAAGTACCTTTAGAAAATCATTTACTGCAGCGCTCAGAGCACTTGAGGTGAAAGGATaccttagactatggggtatggggcgtgggttggctgaaaacgcccaagtcaccaccccgggtgggcttgggtttgggcgtggccccttgggcgggggtttcagcccgggcgtggggcggggctACGAGCCTGAAATGGCGGGATGTCATTGGCCAACAAAACTAGCCATTTGGGTTTGTGTATTGAGTGCCCAGCCACGCCAGCCCAGCCACGCCCACCATACCCCTATGAACTTCGGTTTGTGTATTGAGTGCCCCATAATCCACGTGTCAACCcgtgccccaaacccccgccccaccataccccacggtcttaagAAGGTTGGTAACTCTTATCCTAAGTTATATGTTTGGTTCTGTCACCGTTACTTTTACTATCTATTTTAGTATCCGCAGCTTgtagtatttttatttttttttgaaaattacaGCTTGTAGTATTTGAGTACTTTTATTATAGTGCTATGATCTGTAGAAACTACTTTTTTGCAATCatatttgatattaattacatgcaGGTGAATGACCGCTACAAGGTCATGGGTACGTCTTCGGGTGCTGAAACATCCCGAcaagaggatgttaggacaaaTGCTGTTGATACTCAAGAACATCCTGCAAGTG is from Helianthus annuus cultivar XRQ/B chromosome 9, HanXRQr2.0-SUNRISE, whole genome shotgun sequence and encodes:
- the LOC110876536 gene encoding single myb histone 4-like gives rise to the protein MLDKWRNVNGGGGGSGGRRKARTSHPPVMPEPCRISLYKRIAKYNTMIYESLKYIEDPYGTDLDTMINFLKSKYELESTFRKSFTAALRALEVNDRYKVMGTSSGAETSRQEDVRTNAVDTQEHPASVAIKVALAEINK